GGGACCGTGGCCTTGGAACGGGTCGGGCAACATCATCTCCCGGTTGGTGCGGACCGCGGCCCGCATCGGAATGGGTTACAGACCACCCGGACGGGGTTCCCCGGTCGGGGACCTTCCGCACGGCCCTGGACGAACGGCACGACCCTGAGCATTGTGCCGCCGCGCACGTGACGCGCCATCATGCTAATGTGCACGGGTACGCCAGCCGATAGAGCGGCGACAAAGCCTTTGGGAGAACGAAATGCCCGACCGCCACCTCGATACCAAGTCGCGCCTGCTGGAGCAGACCGTCGCCCTCGTGGCGGCGCGGCTCGGCCCCGAGGAGGCCCCGCTCGGGGAACGGTTCACCCGCCTGTTCTATGCCAACGTGCCGCCGGTCGACATGGCCGAAACCGCGCCCGAGGATCTGGCCGGCGCGGCGCTCGCCTGCTGGCGCCGCTTCGTCAAGCGCACCCCGGGCAAGGCCAGCGTCGCCGTCTTCAAGCCCACCCGGGAGACCGAGGGCTTCAGCGCCCACCATAGCGCCGCCGTCTCCGTCAACGACGACATGCCGTTCCTGGTGGACAGCACCACCGACGAACTGACCCGGCGCGGCTGGGCCATCCACCTGGTCATCCATCCGGTGCTGGCGGTCAGGCGCACGCCGGACGGCCATCTGGCCGAGCTGTACGAACCCGGCAAGGCCCCGGCCGACGCGGCCAAGGAAAGCGTCATGCTCGTCGCCTTCGACGAACAGACCGATCCCCAGGTGCTGGCCGAGGTGCAGACCTCGCTCGAAGGCGTCCTGGCCGACGTGCGCGCCGCCGTCACCGACTGGCGCGCCATGACCGCCAAGGCGTGGGAGGCGGTCGGCGAGATCGCCCGCGGCCCGGTGTCCGCGGGGGTCGAGGAACTGGCCGAGGCGCAGGCCTTCCTGGAATGGCTGATCAAGGACAAGTTCACGTTCCTGGGCTACCGCGAGTACCGGTTCGAAGGCGACAGCGAGGACACCCGCACGCTGCAGATCGTCGGTGACGCGGGTCTGGGCATCCTGCGCGACCCGGACTTCACGATCCTCCAGGGTCTGCGCAACTTCCAGACCCTGCCGCCCGAGATCCGCGAGTTCCTGAGCCAGCCGCGCCCGATGATGGTCACCCGGTCCACCCGCCGGTCGACCGTGCACCGCGCGGTCCCGCTGGACGCGATCCTGGTCAAGACCTTCGACGCCAACGGACGCATCACCGGCGAGCGGCTGTTCGTCGGCCTGTTCACGTCGGTGGCGCTCGCCGCGCGGGCGGACCAGACCCCGTTCCTGCGCCGCAAGGTGCAGCAGGTGCTCGCCCGCTCCGGATTCGATCCGCGCGGACACGACGGCAAGGCGCTGATCCACATCATCGAGCACCTGCCCCGGCACGAACTGTACCAGATGGAAGAGGAGGCGCTGTTCGACCTGGCGGTCGGCGTCCTGCACCTGCAGGAACGTCAGCGCACCGCGCTGTTCATCCGCCGCGACCCGTTCGAACGGTTCGTCAGCAGCCTGGTCTACGTCCCCCGCGACCGCTACGACACCGCCGTCCGTCGCCGGTTCCAGACCATCCTGGAGCGGGCGTTCGGCGGCGGCGAAACCAGCTTCAACGTGCTGCTCGGCGATGATCCGCTGGCCCGGGTGCACATCGTCGTGCAGACCGAACCCGGCCGCATCCCCGCCTACGACGCCGTCGCCATTGAGAACGAGCTGATCGAGGCCAGCCGGAGCTGGGCCGACAAGCTGCGCGAGGTGCTGGTCGCCCGCCATGGCGAAGCCAAGGGCCTCGACCTGCTGCGGCGGCACGCCGACGTCTTCCCGGCGCCCTACCGGGAGCAGGTGGACGCCAAGGTGGCGCCGGACGACTTGGCGAACGTCGAACAGGTCACGGCCACGGGCCGCCTGCGCGGCGTCCTGCACCGCACCAACGACGGTGCGCTGGCCTTCCGCATCTTCCATCCGGGGGCGCCGATCCAGCTGTCCCGCATCCTGCCGGTGCTGGAGAATTTCGGCCTGCCGGTGGCGCGGGAGGAAGGCCCCTTCGAACTCAAGCCCGCCGGCACGGCACCGGTGTTCCTGCAGGACTTCGTCTCCACCGCCGAGGCGCCGGATGCCGAACGGCTGGCCGCGCTGGGGCCGGTGTTCGAGGAGGCCTTCCTCGCCTGCTGGGAGCGCCGGTCGGGCAACGACCGGCTGAACCGGCTGGTGCTGCTGGCGGGGCTGGACCACCGCCAGGTCACCGTCCTGCGCGCCTATGCCCGCTACCTCCGGCAGGTGCGGTTCCCGAACAGCCAGGAGTTCCTGGCCGACACGTTGGCCGCCCACCCCGAATTCGCCCGCGACCTGATCGAGCTGTTCACGCTGCTGTTCGATCCGGCCCGCCAGCCGGCCGACGGCAAGACGGTCGCCGCGGTCGAAAAGCGTCTGGAAGGCATGCTCGCCAAGGTCCAGAGCCTTGAGGAGGACCGCGCCCTGCGCCGGTTCATGAACCTCATCCGCTCGACCCTGCGCACCAACCACTTCAAAACGGCTTCCGACGGCACGCCGCTCGACTACCTGTCGCTCAAGCTCGACAGCCGGGGGATCGACGGGCTGCCCAAGCCGCGGCCGTTCGTCGAAATCTTCGTCTACAACCAGCGGGTCGAGGCCATCCACCTGCGCGGCGGGCGGATCGCACGCGGCGGCATCCGCTGGTCGGACCGGCGCGAGGATTTCCGGACCGAGATCCTGGGCCTGATGCGCACGCAGATGGTCAAGAACGCGGTCATCGTGCCGGTCGGCTCGAAGGGCGGCTTCGTTGTGAAGCGCCCGCCCGCCCCCAGTGAAGGCCGTGAAGCGTTCCTGAACGAGGGCGTCGCCTGCTACCGCATCATGATGCGCGGCATGCTCGACATCACCGACACGCTGGCGGCCGACGGCACCCTCGTCCCGCCGACGCAGGTGGTGCGCCGTGACGGCGACGATCCGTATCTGGTGGTGGCCGCCGACAAGGGCACGGCCACCTTCTCCGACATCGCCAACGGCATCAGCCAGGAATACGGCTTCTGGTTGGACGACGCCTTCGCGTCGGGCGGGTCGGCGGGCTACGACCACAAGAAGATGGGCATCACCGCCCGCGGCGCGTGGGAAAGCGTGAAGCGGCACTTCCGCGAACTGGGCCTGGACACCCAGTCCCAGGATTTCACGGTGGCCGGCGTGGGCGACATGTCGGGCGACGTGTTCGGGAACGGCATGCTGCTGTCCGAGCACATCCGCCTGGTCGCCGCCTTCGACCACCGCCACATCTTCCTCGACCCCGATCCCGACCCCGCCAGGTCCTTCGCCGAGCGCAAGCGCCTGTTCGACCTGCCCCGCTCCTCGTGGGCGGACTACGACGCCAAGCTCCTGTCGAAGGGCGGCATGATCGTCGAGCGCACGGCCAAGGAAGTGAAACTGACGCCCGAGGTCCGTGCCCGCCTGGGCATCGAGGACGAAACGGTGACCCCGGCCGACCTGATGCGCGCCATCCTGTCGGCCCAGGTGGACCTCCTGTGGTTCGGCGGCATCGGCACCTACATCCGCGCGACCACCGAAACCGACGCCGATGCGGGCGACAAGGCGAACGACGCCCTGCGCATCACCGCCGCCGATGTCCGGGCCAAGGTGGTGGGCGAAGGCGCCAACCTGGCCATGACCCAGAAGGCGCGCATCGAGGCCGCACGCCACGGCGTCCGGCTGAACACCGACTTCCTCGACAACTCGGCCGGCGTGGACACCTCCGACCACGAGGTGAACATCAAGATCCTGCTGGGCGAGGTGCTGGCCAACGGCGCCATGGACCGGCCCAGCCGCGACAAGCTCCTGGCCGAGATGACCGACGAGGTCGCCCAGCTGGTGCTGCGCGACAACTACCTGCAGACCCAGGCGCTGAGCATCGAGGAGGCGCTGGGCAGCGCCGGCCTGGAGGGTCAGGCGCGGCTGCTGCGCGATCTGGAAAAGTCCGGCAAGCTCGACCGGACGGTCGAGATGCTCCCCGGCGACGAGGAGATCGCGGCCCGTCGGCAGGCCGGCCAGGGCCTGATGCGGCCGGAACTCGCCGTGCTGCTGAGCTACGCCAAGATCCGCCTGTTCGACGATCTGCTGGCGACCGACCTGCCGGACGATCCGCAGATGGAAACCGACCTGGTCGGCTATTTCCCGACGCCGCTGCGCGACCGGTTCCGCGACGCCATCCTGCGCCACCGGCTGCGGCGCGAGATCGTGGCCACCGCCGTGGCGAACGGCATCGTCAACCGCATGGGCCCGACCTTCGTGCCCGATACCGTCGAGAAGACCGGCGCCGGGCCGGGCGACGTCGCCCGCGCCTTCGTGGCGGCTCGCGAGGTGTTCGACCTGCCGTCCATCTGGGCCGCCATCGAAGCCCTGGACAACAAGGTCCCGGCATCGGTCCAGATCCGCATGCTCCAGGAGACCCGCGGCCTTCTCGAACGCGCGGTCGCCTGGCTGGCGGTGGGCGGGAAGCTGGACCTGACGGCCTGCGTGCGCACCTACGGCGCCGGGGTGAAGGCGCTGTCCAAGGCGCTGCCCCGCATCCTGTCGGCCGAACACAAGGCGGATCTGGATGCGCGTGCCCAGGCCCTGACGGCCGAGGGTGTTCCGGCCGATCTGGCGGCCCGGGTGGCGGCGCTGCCGGTGCTGGCCGCGGCGCTCGACGTGACCCGGATCGCCGAGACCTCCGGCAAGGACGTGGGCAACGTGGCGGTCGCCTACTTCGCCCTGGGTCACCGGTTCGGCTTCGAGTGGCTGCGCGGCATGGCGCGGGCCCTGAAGACCGAGAACCATTGGGAACGTCAGGCGCTGGCCGCGGTGGTGGACGATCTCTACGCCCAGCAGAGCGAGCTGACGGTCCATGCGCTGAGGGTCAACGGCAAGGGTGATCCGATCCAGGCCTTTGCGGCCACCCGCCCCGCCCCCGTCGCCCGGGCCGAACAGCTGCTCACCGAGTTGCGCGCGGCGCCGACGGTCGATCTGGCCATGCTGTCGATCGCCAACCGGCAGCTGCGGGGTTTGGTCGCAGGGTGAACCGCGCCGCCTGGGCGCCGCTGGCCGAGGAACTCGCCCGCTGGGACGCGGCCGGAATGGCCGCGACCTTCTGGTGGCGCGACGACGACGCCGCCGCCCCGGGCCCGGCGCTTGATCGGCTACTCGACATGGGCGAGCGGTACGGCGTGCCGCTCGCCCTGGCCGTTGTACCGGAACCCGCCGTCCCCCCCCTGGCGGACCGGCTGGCGCGGGAACCGCAAACGACCGTTCTCCAGCACGGCTGGGCCCACCGCAACTGGGCGCCGGATGGCGAGAAACGGCAGGAATTGGGACCGCACCGTCCCACCGCCGCCGTGTGCGCGGACATCGAACGGGGCCGCGAACGCATCGCCGCCCTGTTCGGGGACCGCGCGCTTCCGGTCCTGGTTCCGCCGTGGAACCGGATCGCGCCCGCGGTCGTGGAACAATTGCCCGCGTTCGGGATTTCCGGACTCTCCACCTTCGGCCCACGTCCGGCGCGGGTGGCGGCGCGCAGTGTCCTTGCGGTGAATACCCACGTGGATATGATTGACTGGCGCAATCGCTGTGCCGCGGCTCCGGAGGTTGTGGCCGCGCAGGCGGCGGCGCATCTCGCCGCCCGCCGGACCGGCCGGGCCGACCCGGACGAGCCGACCGGGTTTCTGACGCACCATCTGGTGCACGGGGATGCGGCATGGGATCTCTGTGCCCGCGTCCTCGATTTCTCCATGGCCTGCATGGCCGTCCGCTGGCTCGATCCGCGGACCGTATTCGAGGTTCGAGGATGACCCCCGCTTCGACCTTCCGCTATCCCTTCAGCACCCTGGCCGCGGATTACGCCCGCGCTGCCGCGGGCCTGGCGCTCACGGCACTGCCGCTGTCGGTCCTGGACGTCCATCCCGTGGTCGGCTGGACCCTGGCGGCGATGGCGGCGCTGTTCCTGGCCTTCCTTCTGCGCACGGCCGAGCGGCAGATGACCGCGGTGTCGCTCGACGGCGAGGGGGTTTCGGTGGCCGGCTGGCGCCGCCGCTCGGTGGCTTGGCACGACCTTTCCGATCTTCGGCTGGCCTTCTATTCCACCCGCCGCGACAAGGCGAAGGGCTGGATGCAGTTGACCGTCAAGGGCGGCGGCCGGGCCCTGACGGTGGAATCGACGCTGGACGGGTTCGACGAGTTGGCCGAGCAGGCCGCCGAGGCCGCGTTCCGCAACGGCGTGGCGATGAGCGACGCCACCCTGGGCAATCTGGCGGCGCTCGGGATCACCAATCCGGGGACCGGGTCCCCGGACGAGGGGACCCACGCCCGGACCGGCACCGGAGGGCGGGAGACCGTGGGTTGGGGGGATTGGGGCCGGAGCCGATGACCGACCTGCTCAACGTCCGGGACCTGAAGGTCGAATTCCGCGTCCAAGGGGGCGTGGTCCGGGCGGTGCGCGGTGTTTCCTTCCGGGTGAGGCCCGGGTCGACCGTGGCCCTTGTGGGTGAATCGGGGTCCGGCAAATCGGTCATCAGCCAGGCGATCATGGGCATCCTGCCCCAATCCGGCCGGATCACATCCGGCCGGATTCTTTTCCGGGACCCCCTGGGCGACGGGACGGTGACGGATATCGCCGCACTGGATCCCGAAGGGTACCGGATGCGCGACATCCGGGGCGGCCGCATCTCGATCATCTTCCAGGAGCCGATGACCTCGCTGTCGCCGCTGCACACCATCGGCGACCAGATCGGCGAGGCGGTGCGGCTGCACCGGGGCGTGTCCCGGGCCGACGCCCGCAGACTGACGGCGGTGATGCTGCGCCGGGTACGGTTCCCGAACCCCAGGCAGGCCCTGGACACCTACCCGTTCGAATTGTCGGGCGGCCTGCGCCAACGGGCGATGATCGCCATGGCGCTGATCTGCCGTCCGGCGCTGCTGATCGCGGATGAACCGACCACCGCGCTCGACGTGACCATCCAGGCCCAGATCCTGAAACTGATCCGGGATCTCCAGGCGGAGCTGGGGATGGCCGTCCTGATGATCACCCACGACCTGGGCGTGGTCGCCAACATGGCCGAGGAAGTGGTCGTCATGTACAATGGCGAGGTCATGGAGGCCGGGCCGTCGGAGGAGATCTTCCGGGCGCCGCGCCACCCCTATTTGAAGGCCCTGCTCCACGCGGTGCCGCGCTTCCGGATGGCGCCCGGCGAGCGGCTGGTGCCCATCCGCGAGATCCGGTCCGAGCCCGAGGGCCGGCTCCTGCAGCGGGACCGCGCCCCCTGGCCGGCCGGCGCCGACGCCGCCGGGCCGCTGCTGCAGGTGTCCGGGGTCTCCAAGACCTTCACGCCCCGCGGCGGTGGCCTGTTCCGCCAATCCGGCGCCGGTGCCCCGCGCATCCTGGCGGTGAACGACGTCAGCTTCGAGGTCCGCCGGGGCGAATGCCTGGGATTGGTGGGCGAAAGCGGCTGCGGGAAGACGACCCTCGGCAAGATCCTGATGCGGGCGCTCGCACCCGACGGCGGCAAGGTGGTCTTCAACGACCATGGCACGCCGGTTGATGTGCTGGGACTGGAGGGCAATGCGCTCACCGCGTTCCGCCGGCGGCTCCAGTTCATCTTCCAGGACCCGTTCGGCTCGCTGAACCCGCGGATGACGGTGTACGACATCATCGCCGAGCCCCTGGTGATCCACGGCATCGGCACGCCGGCCCAGCGCGAGGAGCTGGTCCGCGAACTGATGACCCTGGTCGGCCTGGACCTCCGGCACCTCCGCCGCTATCCGCACAGCTTTTCCGGCGGCCAGCGCCAGCGCATCGGCATCGCCCGCGCGCTGGCGCTGCGCCCCGACATGCTGATCTGCGACGAGCCGGTGTCCGCGCTGGACGTGTCGATCCAGGCGCAGATCCTCAACCTGCTGAAGGACCTCCAGGCCAAGCTGGGGCTCACCTACCTGTTCATCAGCCACAACCTTGCGGTCGTGGACTACATGGCGGACCGGATCATGGTCATGTGCCGGGGCCGGATCGTCGAGATCGCCCCGCGCGAGGCCTTGTTCCGTTGGCCCGTGCATCCCTATACCCGCGCGCTGCTGAACGCCGTCCCCGAGCCCGACCTGGACGCGCCTTTGGATTTCGACGCCCTTCTCGGCGCGCGCGCCTCGGATCCGACGACCTGGCCCCAGCCCTTCACCATCGGGGCCGGCCCGGCCCCCGGTCTGGTCGAGGTCGGCGAGGACCATCTGGTCCGCGCCTCGCACGCCCCCGCACGCCTGGAGATGGCCGTATGATCCGCGTCCGCGCCCTCGCCGCCCTCGCCGTCGCGTGCCTGCTTGCGGCGGCGCCGGCCGCCCTCGCGCAGACCGCCGCCCAGACCGCGACGCCGGACCCGCAGGAGCCGCCGATGCTCCAGGAACAGGTCGGGGCCGGCAAACTGCCGCCCGTGGCCGAGCGGCTGCCCCGGCCGGCGAAGGTGGCCACGCTGGTCGACGGCGAACAGGTCGTGGGCCGGCACGGCGGTGACATCACCACCTTGATGGGCCGCGCCCGGGACACGCGCATCATCTTCGCCTACGGCTACGCCCGGCTGGTGGCCTGGACGCCCAAGCTGGAGCTGGAGCCCGATATCCTGGAACGGGTGGACACGGAGGAAAGCCGGGTCTTCACCCTGCACCTGCGCGAAGGCCACCGCTGGTCCGACGGCCAGCCCTTCACCACCGAGGATTTCCGCTACTGGTGGGAGGATGTGGCCAACAATCCCGCCCTGTCCCCCTACGGCCCGCCGGCCGAGATCCTGGTGGACAACGAACCCCCGACCGTCGAGATCCTGTCCCCGACCGCCATCCGGTACACCTGGCCGAAGCCGAACCCCTACTTCCTGCCGGCGCTGGCCGGCGCACGGCCGATCCAGATCTATTCGCCGGCCCACTACCTGCGCCGGTTCCACGAGAAATATGCGAACCCGGAGGAGTTGAAGCAGCGCATCCAGCAGGGCGGGCAGCGCGGCTGGGCCCAACTGCACAACCGGATGGACAATGCCTACAACTTCGACAACCCCGACCTGCCCACGCTCCAGCCCTGGCAGGTGACGAACGCCCCGCCGTCCGAGCGCTTCGTGTTCGTGCGCAATCCCTATTTCCACCGGATCGACCCGGAGGGCCGGCAGCTTCCCTACGCCGACCGGCTGGTCATGCAGGTGGCCGACAGCCGCCTGATCCCCGCCAAGACCGGTGCCGGCGAAACGGACCTCCAGGCCCGCTACATCCGGTTCGACAACTACACGTTCCTCAAGGACGCGGAGCAACGGAACAACTACACCGTCCGCCTCTGGAAGACGGGCAGCGGTGCGCAGCTCGCCCTGTACCCCAACCTGAACGCCACCGACCCGGTCTGGCGCACGCTGATGCGCGATGTCCGCTTCCGGCGGGCGCTTTCGCTCGCCATCAACCGGGACGAGATCAACCAGGTCGTCTATTTCGGCCTGGCCACCCCGTCGCAGAACACGGTCCTGCCGGAAAGCCCGCTGTACCACGATGCCTACCGGGACGCCTGGGCCGGCTTCGACGTGAAGAAGGCCAACCAGCTTCTGGACGAGGTCGGCCTGACGAAGAAGGACCGCGCCGGAACCCGCCTGTTGCCCGACGGCCGGCCGGTCGAAATCGTGGTGGAGACCGCCGGCGAGAACACCGAGGAGACCGACGTCCTGCAACTGATCGCGGACGGCTGGAAACGCGTGGGCGTCCGCCTGTTCTCGCGCCCCTCCCAGTTGGAGGTGTTCCGCAACCGCGTCTATGCCGGGGATGCCGTCATGGTGATCGCCAAGGGCGTGGACAACGGCATCCCCACCGCGGACATGCCCCCCGGTGAATTCGTCCCGGTCGATCAGGGCCAGTACCATTGGCCGAAATGGGGGCAGTTCCGCCAAACCCGCGGGGGCGCCGGCGAGGCGCCCGACCTGCCGCCGGCCCTGAGTCTTCTGGACCTGCTTGGAACCTGGCAGAACGCCAGGGACAGGGCCGGGCGCGCGGATGCCTGGCGCCGGATCCTGGAAATCCATGCCGACCAGGTCTTCACCATCGGCATCGTCGCCGGGGTGCAGCAGCCAATCGTCGTGCGCAACATGCTCCGCAACGTCCCGCGCGAGGCTCTTTTCAACTGGGACCCGGGGGCTTTCTTCGGCATGTACCGCCCGGACCTGTTCTGGTTCGAGCGGCGCGGCTAGGCCGGCCCGGACCCCGGCCCTGGGGCCCTCTTGCGTGAACGCGTTCCCGTGAGCACACCGTCGGAGGCCCTGACCGATGCTGGCCTACACCGTCCGGCGCATCATGATGATGATCCCGACGCTGCTCGCGATCAGCGTCATCACCTTCGTCATCATCCAACTGCCCCCGGGCGACTACCTGACGACGCTGGTGAACGAGCTGCAAAGCCGCGGCGAGAATGTGGACCAGGGCCGCCTGGATTTCCTGCGCCGGACCTACGGGCTCGACCGTCCCATGGCGGAGCAGTACCTGATCTGGCTGGGCGGCATGCTGACCGGTGATTTCGGGTACTCCTTCGAATACCAGATGCCGGTGCGCGACATGATCGGCGACCGGCTTTGGCTCACGATGCTGGTCTCGTTCACCACGATCCTGTTCATCTGGATCGTGTCCTTCCCCATCGCGATCTATTCGGCCACGCACCAGTATTCCTGGGGCGACTATGTGCTGACGTTCATCGGCTTCATCGGTCTCGCCACGCCCAGCTTCATGCTGGCGCTGGTGCTGCTGTACTTGGCCAATGTGCATTTCGGCCTGTCCATCGGCGGGCTGATGGACCCGGAGTATCTCGACGCCCCCTGGAGCTGGGCCAAGGTCGGATCGGTGCTGGAACACCTGGTCATTCCGACGCTGGTGATCGGCGCATCGGGCACCGCGGCCATGATCCGGCGGCTGCGCGCGAACCTCCTGGACGAGTTGCAGAAGCAGTATTACGTGACCGCGCTGGCCAAGGGCCTGCCGCGGCGCCGGGCCCTGTGGAAATATCCGCTGCGGATGAGCCTGAACCCGTTCATTTCCGACATCGGGAATCTGCTGCCGCAACTGGTGTCGAGCGCAGCCATCGTCTCCATCGTGATGTCGCTGCCCACCACCGGGCCCATGCTTCTGGACGCGCTGCGCAGCCAGGACATGTACCTGGCCGGGACGTTCCTGATGTTCCTGGCGCTGCTGACGGTGGTCGGCGTGTTCCTGTCGGATCTCGCGCTGGCGGTGCTGGACCCCCGCATCCGCCTGACCGGAGGGGCGACGAAATGAGCGCGACCGACCTGCCGGATGCGGATACCCCCCGCCCCGCCGGGCCGCGGGACGGCCGGCTGCCCCACTACGTCTCGGACGCGCCGTTCGATCCCTATGCGGTCGAGCGCATGCCGCCCGAGCAGGAACGCTACTTCATGGCGTCCCAGTGGCGGATGATGTGGTGGAAGTTCAAGCGCCACCGCCTCGCCGTCGCCGCGGCCGTCGTCCTGGCCCTCCTGTACCTCAGCACGCTGGTCAGCGAGATCCTGGCACCGTACGGCCTGGACACCCGGCACGGCCGCTACCTCCATGCCCCGCCGCAGGCCGTGCACCTGTTCCACGAGGGCGAGTTCATCGGACCGTTCGTGTACGGGCTGCGCTACCAGTTGAACATGCAGACCCTGAAGCGGGAGTACACGGAGGACCGGACCAAGGTCCAGCCGATCCGCTTCCTATGCTCCGGGGACGAGTACCTGTTCTGGGGTCTGGTCAGCTGGGATTTCCACCTCGTCTGCCCGGCCGAGGGCGGGACGCTGTTCCTTCTGGGAACGGACAGGCTGGGCCGGGACCAGTTGTCCCGCATCATCCACGGCACCCGGATCTCGCTGACCGTGGGCCTGATCGGCATCGCCGTCAGCTTCACGCTGGGAGTCGTGATCGGGGGGATCGCCGGCTATTACGGCGGCTGGGCCGACAACCTGATCCAGCGGATCATCGAGATCATCCGCAGCTTCCCCGAACTGCCGTTGTGGATGGCCCTGTCGGCCGCGATGCCGGTGAACTGGAGTCCGATCCTCGTCTATTTCGGAATCACCATCATCCTCGGCCTCCTGGATTGGACGGGCCTCGCCCGCGCGGTCCGGTCCAAGCTGCTGGCGCTTCGCGAGGAGGATTTCTGCGTGGCCGCCGAACTGATGGGCGCCCGGCCGCGCCGGATCATCTTCCGGCACCTGATGCCCAGCTTCATGAGCCATCTCATCGCCTCGGCCACCTTGTCGATCCCGGGCATGATCCTGGGCGAGACGGCGCTGTCGTTCCTCGGGCTCGGCCTGCGGGCGCCGATCACAAGCTGGGGTGTGCTGCTGAGCGAAGCGCAGAACATCAACGTGGTGGCGCTCTATCCCTGGCTGATGTGGCCGGTGGTGCCCGTGGTGGTGACAGTGCTCGCATTCAACTTCCTAGGCGACGGCCTACGCGATGCGGCCGATCCATACACCCGCTAGGCTAGATCTATGACTAGGGTCTGATGCGCGAGAAGACGGGGGTATCTACCCCCGTTGCGTGTCTCACCCTGGTTCGGAACAGGGGGATAAACTTCCTTCCGATGATTGGGGACACCCCCACGGACGGGTCAGCCCAACGAAATCCCGGACAGGAGACCGACATGGTTGAAGCGAGCAACCGTCAAACCGCGCTTGCGACCTACCGGCTTCGCTACCAGACGGCGACCATCGACGCCTTCAGTGTCTGGACGGAGATGGCACGGAACATTCGGCCCAGCACGCTGAAGGCCCTGGTGGACGACATCACCCGTGCGGTCGAGATGGACCCCGAGAGCCGGCCGCTGCGCGCGCTCAAGGAATGGATGCTCAGCGTGCAGGAGTCCGCGCAGAAGACCCGTACGGTCGCGGAGCTGGACAACCGGCTGGCGACCCGGGCGATGGAGCGCCAGCGCCCCACCGCGCTCGCCGCCTCGCTGGTGCAGCAACTGTCCGAAAGCTCGGCGGCCGGCGCCGCCTGAAGCCGGCGCGAATCCCCCTCTCCCGCCCGGTGCGGGAGAGGGATGGACCGCGCCATAGGCCCCCTGCGGCGATCCCCTTACAGGTTGAGCACCATGCCCTCACGGGCAACCACCGTGCCCGGCCGGATCCGGTCGGCGGTCTGCGCGATTCGGTCCATGAACGCGTCGTCGTGGGAC
This window of the Azospirillaceae bacterium genome carries:
- a CDS encoding NAD-glutamate dehydrogenase; this translates as MPDRHLDTKSRLLEQTVALVAARLGPEEAPLGERFTRLFYANVPPVDMAETAPEDLAGAALACWRRFVKRTPGKASVAVFKPTRETEGFSAHHSAAVSVNDDMPFLVDSTTDELTRRGWAIHLVIHPVLAVRRTPDGHLAELYEPGKAPADAAKESVMLVAFDEQTDPQVLAEVQTSLEGVLADVRAAVTDWRAMTAKAWEAVGEIARGPVSAGVEELAEAQAFLEWLIKDKFTFLGYREYRFEGDSEDTRTLQIVGDAGLGILRDPDFTILQGLRNFQTLPPEIREFLSQPRPMMVTRSTRRSTVHRAVPLDAILVKTFDANGRITGERLFVGLFTSVALAARADQTPFLRRKVQQVLARSGFDPRGHDGKALIHIIEHLPRHELYQMEEEALFDLAVGVLHLQERQRTALFIRRDPFERFVSSLVYVPRDRYDTAVRRRFQTILERAFGGGETSFNVLLGDDPLARVHIVVQTEPGRIPAYDAVAIENELIEASRSWADKLREVLVARHGEAKGLDLLRRHADVFPAPYREQVDAKVAPDDLANVEQVTATGRLRGVLHRTNDGALAFRIFHPGAPIQLSRILPVLENFGLPVAREEGPFELKPAGTAPVFLQDFVSTAEAPDAERLAALGPVFEEAFLACWERRSGNDRLNRLVLLAGLDHRQVTVLRAYARYLRQVRFPNSQEFLADTLAAHPEFARDLIELFTLLFDPARQPADGKTVAAVEKRLEGMLAKVQSLEEDRALRRFMNLIRSTLRTNHFKTASDGTPLDYLSLKLDSRGIDGLPKPRPFVEIFVYNQRVEAIHLRGGRIARGGIRWSDRREDFRTEILGLMRTQMVKNAVIVPVGSKGGFVVKRPPAPSEGREAFLNEGVACYRIMMRGMLDITDTLAADGTLVPPTQVVRRDGDDPYLVVAADKGTATFSDIANGISQEYGFWLDDAFASGGSAGYDHKKMGITARGAWESVKRHFRELGLDTQSQDFTVAGVGDMSGDVFGNGMLLSEHIRLVAAFDHRHIFLDPDPDPARSFAERKRLFDLPRSSWADYDAKLLSKGGMIVERTAKEVKLTPEVRARLGIEDETVTPADLMRAILSAQVDLLWFGGIGTYIRATTETDADAGDKANDALRITAADVRAKVVGEGANLAMTQKARIEAARHGVRLNTDFLDNSAGVDTSDHEVNIKILLGEVLANGAMDRPSRDKLLAEMTDEVAQLVLRDNYLQTQALSIEEALGSAGLEGQARLLRDLEKSGKLDRTVEMLPGDEEIAARRQAGQGLMRPELAVLLSYAKIRLFDDLLATDLPDDPQMETDLVGYFPTPLRDRFRDAILRHRLRREIVATAVANGIVNRMGPTFVPDTVEKTGAGPGDVARAFVAAREVFDLPSIWAAIEALDNKVPASVQIRMLQETRGLLERAVAWLAVGGKLDLTACVRTYGAGVKALSKALPRILSAEHKADLDARAQALTAEGVPADLAARVAALPVLAAALDVTRIAETSGKDVGNVAVAYFALGHRFGFEWLRGMARALKTENHWERQALAAVVDDLYAQQSELTVHALRVNGKGDPIQAFAATRPAPVARAEQLLTELRAAPTVDLAMLSIANRQLRGLVAG
- a CDS encoding polysaccharide deacetylase family protein is translated as MNRAAWAPLAEELARWDAAGMAATFWWRDDDAAAPGPALDRLLDMGERYGVPLALAVVPEPAVPPLADRLAREPQTTVLQHGWAHRNWAPDGEKRQELGPHRPTAAVCADIERGRERIAALFGDRALPVLVPPWNRIAPAVVEQLPAFGISGLSTFGPRPARVAARSVLAVNTHVDMIDWRNRCAAAPEVVAAQAAAHLAARRTGRADPDEPTGFLTHHLVHGDAAWDLCARVLDFSMACMAVRWLDPRTVFEVRG
- a CDS encoding ABC transporter ATP-binding protein; translated protein: MTDLLNVRDLKVEFRVQGGVVRAVRGVSFRVRPGSTVALVGESGSGKSVISQAIMGILPQSGRITSGRILFRDPLGDGTVTDIAALDPEGYRMRDIRGGRISIIFQEPMTSLSPLHTIGDQIGEAVRLHRGVSRADARRLTAVMLRRVRFPNPRQALDTYPFELSGGLRQRAMIAMALICRPALLIADEPTTALDVTIQAQILKLIRDLQAELGMAVLMITHDLGVVANMAEEVVVMYNGEVMEAGPSEEIFRAPRHPYLKALLHAVPRFRMAPGERLVPIREIRSEPEGRLLQRDRAPWPAGADAAGPLLQVSGVSKTFTPRGGGLFRQSGAGAPRILAVNDVSFEVRRGECLGLVGESGCGKTTLGKILMRALAPDGGKVVFNDHGTPVDVLGLEGNALTAFRRRLQFIFQDPFGSLNPRMTVYDIIAEPLVIHGIGTPAQREELVRELMTLVGLDLRHLRRYPHSFSGGQRQRIGIARALALRPDMLICDEPVSALDVSIQAQILNLLKDLQAKLGLTYLFISHNLAVVDYMADRIMVMCRGRIVEIAPREALFRWPVHPYTRALLNAVPEPDLDAPLDFDALLGARASDPTTWPQPFTIGAGPAPGLVEVGEDHLVRASHAPARLEMAV